AGATGTCGTACACCACGCGGATGTTGTTTTCCTTCTCGAAGTCCTGCAGCACGCCGGCGTCGATGTAGTCGGGCCAGTTCAGCACGCGCACCGTTTCCCTGGCCGACGCGCCGGCGCCATTCACGGCGCGGCGCAGGTTCATCAGCACCGTGGCGGTGATCAGGCCATCGACCGTCACGCCCTGCGATTCCTGGAAGGCCTCGGTCGCCACCTGGGTTTGCGGGCCGAAGGTGCCATCGAGCGGGCCGGCGTTGTAGTCCAGTTTACCCAGCAGGATCTGCGCCTCGCGCAGGCCTTGCGCATCGACCAGCTTCTCGCGGCCCTTGTAGTTGCCGCTGGACCAGTTCTGGGTTTGCCAGATCACGCGGCGCAATGAATTGAGCAGGCCGTCGTTGACCTGGCTTGATGCGGGCAGCTTGTTCTGCGCCAGGAAAACGCGAATCGCCTCCTGCGTGGCCGGTGTCAGGTTGCCGCTCGGTGTCTCGCGCAGCAGGCCGAGCCGGGCCAGCAGGCGCTGCGCCGTCTCGACCTTGGCGTTGCGCGCGCCGGCCGGTGCGGCGGCTTCCGCAGGGGGCTGGCCGGTGCCGAAGACAAAGCCCTGGGCCTGGACGGTTCCGGCCATCAGTCCGCCGCAGGTCAGGGCCGCCAGCAGGGCAAGGGTGCGAATTTTCATGGGGTGATTTCCTGTCAGGAACCCGGTTGCCTTCACTGGCCCGAGGTGAAACAAATGATGCTGCGCGACTGGGCGAACTGGAACAGGCTGGCCGCTTTTTCGCGGTTGATCGGCCCGCCCTGGCCCTTCAGGTGCATCTCGCCCAGGTGGCAGGCGGCGCCGCCGTCGCCGCCCTGGACCGCCTGCTCCAGGTGAACGCGGGCCTGCTCGTAGTTCTTGCTTTCGAGCAGCCGTCGCCCGGTTTCGGCATTTTCAGCCGGCGACAGTCCGGAGGCCTGCGCCTTGGGCTCGGGGACTGGCGTGGCCGGGAGGCTTGGAGGCGCGGCCTGATCCGGCGCATTGGCTGGCGTGCTGGTGCTTGCCGAGGGGCTGGTGCTGGGGTCCGTGTCCGGCGCCGGGGCGGGCGTTGCCGGGGGAGCGGGAACGCTGGCGTCCGCCGGTTGCGACTGCGCTGGTGGCGTTGCGCCGCCCAGCCGATCCTTCAGGCCGAGGTGCCAGACGGCCGACGCCATGGCGCCCACCACGGCCAGGGCAATCAGGCCTTTTGAAAGCGGTGTCAAACTGGCCATTCAATCATTCCCCGGTTGTGGTGGTTGCCGGCGTGCCAAACTGCAGCGCCAGGCTTTGCAGCCGCTGGCTGGCCTGCGTGACTTGTTCAAGTTCCCGACCGGTCTGCTCGGTGACCGCCTTCAGGCTGGCCTCGTGGGCGGCGGTTTCCTGGGCGGCGCGCGCCAGTTCACGCGACGCCAGGGCTTCGAGCTCGGCGATCTGCTTGCGGATGTTGCCGACCACCTGCTCCTGCCGCAGGCGGGCGGCGTTGAGCTGGCCTTCGGTTTCCTGCGCCAGTTGCCGCAGGTTCAGCCGAAGCCGTTCGGCATGCGCGGCCAGCGCCTTGACCTTGGCGGCGGCGTCCGCCAGCGGGTCGCCAATCGTCCACGATTCATCGGCGGCATCCATCGCCCGGATGGCCATCTGGCGCGTGGCTTCGTCCATCGCGCTCAGCCCGTCCACCAGGCGCAGCAGCCGCTCTGCGGGAAACACCGACGCCATCACGCCTTCGCTGGCGTAGATGTCGTCGAGCTTGAGCGGCGTGCCGTCGTCCTGCGCAATGGGCGTGGCCGGGGCGGGCGCGGGGTTACCCAGTGCCGGTTCTGCGCGGGGTTCGCCTTCGTCAAGGGTAGGCGGCTCAACAGCAGGAACGTCCGTCTTGACCAGTCCGGCCTTTTCCAGAAAGCTCAGTAGTCCCTTCATCGCCTGTACTCCAGATTGTTGTGGATGGACCATGCCGGCCAATGGACGGCCAGTCCATCGCAGAGCCGTTTGGGAGGCGGCAACATGCAGTCCGCACCCCTTTGTTTCGGGTAAGTTTAATGCCAATCCAGGCGGCGCAAGAGGACTAAAACCGGGGCCGTGGCGCCGGGCTGGCGGACGTTGAATTTTATGAACAAAATAGGCCATTTGCGCACATTACGCATGCCTAAGTAGCTATTAAAAATATAGCAACAATGAATCCGGCCAGCGGTTCACGGGAACGGCTGGCATCAAGCCAATTTTCTTTTTTCCGGCTTCCTTGAGCGCCCATGAACCGCATGCGGAAAATGCTCCACGGCCAGCTTGAGAGACTTGCCGCCGCATCCTCCGGATGCACCGGATATGGCCCCTTGCGCCTGGCAAGCGCCTGCTGAACGAGCTTGGGACTTGCCCGGAATGGGGCGGCGCCAGGCGCCAAATTTCTAGTGAGCCAAAAAACGTAAGCGGCGTAACGACGAACGATTAAGCCCTTAAATCGCCTGAAACCGGCAGAACTGGTCATTAAGATTTGCCTCACTTGCAGGATTTGAGGAATGAAAAATTCCCGGGCTGCACGAGTGATCAAAACAAAAAATGGCCTGCGTGCTGGGGGAGGGTGCTGCTAATGAATGCTGAAATAAACAACGGAATCGGCGCTTCGGCCCCGGCGTTTGCCAATTCATCATGGTATTTGACCTACACACGGCCCCGCCTGGAAACGGTCGCACTGCAGAACCTGCAGCAGCAAGGTTTCGATGCCTATCTACCGCTTTACAAGTGCCTGAAAAAGACCGAGGCAGGCACCCAAGCCATTTTTGTGCCGATGTTTCCACGCTACGTATTTTTCAGGCCGTCGCACCCCGCCCAGTCGATTGCACCCGTCCGCTCAACCCGTGGCGTGGCGCAGCTGGTCCGGTTTGGCAATGAATTGGCCAGCATTCGTTCGGAAGCGCTTGATGCCATCCGGCAGCTTGAGCAGCAGCGCAATGCGGCGGATGTGGCTGAGTTGAGTGCATTGCGCCCGGGTCATGCGGTGCGTTTTCACAACCCGGCGCTGAACGGGCTTGAGGGCCTGGTCAAAAGCGTTTCGAGCCTGCGCGTGACGGTATTGCTGGAATTCATGGGTCGCGAGCAGCTGGTCAGTGTTGAGCACCATCAATTGAAAGTCGCCTGAATTTTTAACGCTTTGGGGTTGGATTTTTTCCGTCCTGGCATGGGCCCGTCCGCTCCTGTTTTAGATTTTTTGCAGCGTTTCATCCTTAAAGGGTGTCAAACACTGCGGTAGCTTGGGCGGCTGTTTTTTCAGGCAGCCACTGCGTCAGCCGGCACTGGCTCTACACGGCTTTACAGATCAATCGCTTCAGGAATCTGGTTTCGTGACTCTCGCCGGCTCACGCCTGCATCCGTTCTTCGCCTTCGTCCCTTCGTCATTTCCAATGCGCACACTCCAAACATCAGGCTTCACTTCCAGGCTCGCGCAGGCGCGCTGGCCTGTTCTGTTCTTGGCGGCCGTCTGGCTGGGCGGCTGCGCCATGGCGCCCGGACTGTCGGTGGGCAGGAGTTTGCAAAAGACCGGCCAGTGGACCAATCCGGATGCCGGCACTTCGCGCACGGGCACAAGCACCGCAAACCAGACGCCGCCGCCCGGCACCTTGCTGGCCATCACGCCCGAACTCATCACGCAGCAACGCGCCCTGCGCAAAGCTGAATTGAGTACCGGCGTGAAACGTCTGTTCGCGCAAGCCCAACCCTATGGGATTGGCCCTGGCGACGTGATCAACATCGTCGTCTGGAATCATCCCGAACTGGTGCTGGCCCCGGCAGGCGCCACGCTGACGACCGACGCCTCCGGCCTGGCGTCTGTCGGCAACGGCTACAACGTCAGCCCGGAAGGCCTGATCCAGTTCCCGCTGCTGGGCACCTTCAAAATCGCCGGACTGACGGAAAGCGCAGCCCGCGAGGAACTGACCCGCCGCCTGTCCCGGTTCGTCAGGAACCCGCAAATCACCCTGCGCATCCAGGCCTATCGCGCGGGCCGGGTCTATGTCGATGGCGAAGTGCGCACCCCCGGCCTGCAGGCGATCAATGACATCCCGATGACCCTGCCCGAAGCCATCAACCGCGCTGGAGGGCTGACGGCCGCAGCCGACCGGGCCACGGTCAGCGTCACCCGCGATGGCGTGACCAGCGAGATCAACCTGCCGCAACTCACCACGCTGGGCGTGAACCCGTCGCGCATCATGCTGGCCGCCGGCGACCTGGTGCGCGTGTCCAGCCGCGATGACACCAAGGTGTATGTGCTGGGCGAAGTCACGATTCCCAGGGCGCTGCCGCTGCGCAATGGCAGCCTGACGCTGAATGAGGCGCTTGGCGAGTCGGGCGGCGTGAACCCCACCTCTGGCGATCCGCGCCAGATTTATGTGGTGCGCAGCCGCAGCGGCGACAGCGCTACCGCTGGCGATGCCGATGCCAGCGGCACGGCCGCATCCGCAGCACCCGCCACGCCCGAGATTTACCACCTTGACGCCAGTTCGCCAGCGGCCTACGCATTGGCCGAAGGCTTCGAGCTGAAGTCGCGCGACGTGGTGTTTGTCGATCCGGTGCCGCTGGTGCTCTGGAACCGCGTGATCAGCCTGGTGCTGCCCAGCGCGCAGGTGGTCAATCTGTCACGCAACCCGAACTCCAATTGAGCCGGCCGAATGAACGCTCTTCAATCTCCCATGCCCACACCCTACGGCGCCGATCAGCAGGAGGAGCCCATCGACCTGCTTGGCCTGCTCGATGTGCTGCTTGACGCGCGTTGGCTGATTGCCGGCATCACGGCGCTGGCGCTGCTGCTGGGCTGCGCCTATGCCTTCCTCAGCCGCCCGGTTTATGAAGCGACTTCTCTTATACAGGTCGAAGACAGCAAGCCCGGAATCTCTGGCGCTGCTGGTGCTGCTGGTGCCTTAAGGGAGGCGTCCAGCCTGTTCGACATCAATTCACCGGCCACGGCCGAGATGGAAATCCTGCGCTCTCGCCTGGTGCTTGGCAAGTCCGTGGACGACCTGCAGCTGTATGTAACTGCTGCCCCCAGATACCTGCCACTGCTCGGCCGCTGGCTTGCGCGCCGCGCCACCGATCTGTCCAACCCCGGATTCATGGGGCTGGGCGGCTACGTCTCGGGCAATGAATCCATTCGCCTGGGGCTGCTCGAAGTGCCTGTCGAACTCGAAGGCAAGCGGCTGCTGCTGGTCGCTACTGAAGGCGGTTTTGAATTGCGCGAGCCTGGCGGCCGCACGCTGGTGCAGGGAAAAGTCGGTACGCCGGCAGGATTTAACCGGGGCCAGGACAAGGGCCGCATCCTGGTGACTGAACTCAGGGCCAAGCCCGGCGCGTATTTCAATGTGGCGCGCTATTCCCGCCTGGGCGTGATCGAGGAGTTGCAAAAGGATCTGAACATCACGGAGCAAGGCAAGCAGTCCGGCGTGATTGCGCTCGAACTCCAGGGCACCGACCCGCAAAAAATTGCCCGTACTTTGAATGCCGTAGGCACCAACTATGTGCGCCAGAATGTCGAGCGCAAATCGGCCGAAGCAGAAAAATCCCTCGCTTTTTTGGGTGATTTTTTGCCACAACTCAAAAAGCAGCTGGAAGACTCCGAAGTGCGCTTCAACCAGTTCCGCAACCAGAACGGCACCTTTGACCTGGGCACCGAAGGAAAGAACTACCTTGACACGGCCGTCAAGCTGCAAGGCAGCTTGCTGGAGCTGCAGCAAAAACGCCGCGAGCAAAGCGTGCAATTCACCGATGTTCACCCCGTCATCCAGACGCTTGATGCGCAGATTGCCGCCGTCAGCAAGGAAATCGCGGGCCTGGCCAGCAAGGTTAAAAACCTGCCCAACACCGAACAAGACCTGCTCCGTTTGACGCGCGATGTCAAGGTCAACGGCGAGCTGTACCTGAACCTGCTGACCAGCTCGCAGCAACTCCGCCTCGTCAAGGAAGGCAAGGTCGGCAATGTGCGCGTGGTCGATGCGCCCGTGGTGCCCGAACGCGCCATCCAGCCGCAGCGTGCGCAAATCCTGATCATCAGTGGGGTGCTCGGCCTGCTGCTGGGCACGGGCCTGGCATTTTTGCGCAACAGCCTGCGTCCTGGCATGAAGGATCCGGCCGATATCGAGTCGGCCACCGGCCTGCATGTGTTTGCCACCGTGCCGCATTCTGCCGAGCAGGACAAGCTGTCCAGGCTGATCAGGAGTCAGGCGCCGGGCAACCACCTGCTGGCCATTGCGCATCCCGAAGACCCGGGCGTGGAAAGCCTGCGCAGCCTGCGCACCGCGCTGCAGTTCGCCATGCTCGATGCGCGCAACAACGTGGTGCTGTTCACCGCACCCACCCAGGGCATCGGCAAATCCTTCACCAGTGCCAACTTTGCGGCCTTGCTGGGCGCAGGCGGCAAGCGCGTGCTGCTGATTGACGCCGACCTGCGCAAAGGCCACATCCACCAGTTCTTTGGCATGCAGCGCGGCCACGGCTTGAGCGAGCTGATTGCCGGCAGCCACACGCTGGGCGACGTGCTGCATCGCGCGGCCGCACCCGGCCTGGACCTGATGACCACCGGCAGCATTCCGCCCAACCCCGGTGAATTGCTGATGTCGCCGGTTATCCGGCAACTGCTGGAAACCTTGTCCGCCCAATACGATCTGGTGCTGATCAACACCCCACCCGTGCTGTCCGTGTCAGACACGCAAGTGCTGGCCTTCCATGCGGGCACGGTGTTTCTGGTGGTCAGGGCCGAAGTCACCGAGCTTGGTGAATTGCAGGAAAGCACCAAGCGCCTCGGCCATACCGGCGTGCCGGTCAAGGGCTTGGTGTTCAACGACCTGGACACCAGCCGCCAGCATTACGGCGGCTACAGATTCAGCCGCGACCGCTACACCCACTACCGGTACGGCACAACCACCGCCGGCCAGTAAAAAACCCTATGCAGGGCAACTCCTGCGCGACCGCCGCCTTGACGCTTGCAGCGCACTGGCTGACAACAACTAAATTTTCAGGAGAGTCCGACGATGCCCGGTATCTTTAGTTTCATTTCAATGGCAGCCTGGACCGCCGGTAGTGTGGCGTTGCTGGTGGCCCTGCTGCTGGTCGCGTCCCAAGGCTGGCATGGCCACTACACCATGGACTCGACCCGGGGTGTTCAAAAGTTCCATGCCCATCCCACCCCCCGTGTTGGCGGAATTGCCATTGTGGCGGGGGTGGTTGCAGGCTACCTGATGGCCGGCTCCGACAAAAAATCCCTGCTCGGGCCGCTGATCGTTGCCGGCATTCCGGCCTTTGCATCTGGCCTGCTTGAAGACATCACCAAGCGCGTCAGCGTGCGCACCCGCTTTCTGGCGACCATGGGTAGTGGCGTACTGGGCTGGGCGATCACCGGCTATTCGATTCCCTACGCCAATGTATGGGGGCTGGACTGGCTGCTCGGCTTCACCGCGGTTTCGGTGGCCTTTACTGGCTTTGCCGTAGGCGGCATTGCCAACGCCATCAACATCATTGACGGCTTTAATGGCCTGTCGGGTGGAACCTCTCTCATTATTCTTGCCGCTTTCGGCGTCCTGTCCACGGCCCTGGGCGATGCTGACCTGGCCATGACGGGCCTGATTCTGGCCGGTGCCGCCGCCGGATTCCTGCTGGTCAACTGGCCGATGGGCAAGATATTTTTGGGTGATGGCGGCGCTTACTTTCTCGGCTTTTCCATCGCCTGGCTGGCCGTGCTGCTGGTACAGCGCCATAACGAAGTGTCAGCCTGGGCGCCGGTGCTGATGTGCGGCTTTCCAGTGATCGAAGTGCTGTTCAGCATCGTGCGCCGCCACCGCCACAAGGTCAGCCTCAGTGCCCCTGACCGCCTGCATTTGCACAGCCTGGTAACGCGCCGCGTGGTCCGGCGCCTTTGGCCCCAGTCATCCACACTGGTCCGTAATTCAGCCACCGGCGCCCTCATGTGGTTTGCCACCTTGCTGCCTGTCTCGATAGCCCTTCAGTGGCGTAGCAACACGTTCATGCTGATTTTTGGGTTTGCGGCTTGTGCGCTGCTGTACTCCAGCGTTTATGCGCGGCTCACGCAGTTCAGGTGGTGCTTCAGCCCAGCAACGCTGGTTCCGAAAGTGGCTTGAATCCACTGCCTCTTTTTTCGCATTCCTGCTTTTTCTACTCAATAGCCTAGGAAAAAATATGCAAAACCCTGCGCGCAACCTTTTCGTCGCCGTCATCGGCCTGGGCTATGTCGGCCTGCCGCTGGCGGTCGAATTCGGCAAAAAATACCCCGTCGTCGGCTTTGATATCAATGCTGCACGCGTGGCTGAACTGCAGACAGGCGAAGACCATACGCTGGAAGTCGCACCCGAAGAACTGCGCCATGCCACGCAGCTTGTATTTGCCACTGACATCGCTGCGCTGGCGGAGTGCAATGTGTTCATTGTTACCGTGCCCACGCCTGTTGACAAAGCCAACCGCCCGGATTTGACGCCGCTGATCAAGGCGAGCGAGACAGTTGGCAAGGTACTGAAGCAGGGCGACATCGTCATCTACGAGTCCACTGTGTATCCGGGAGCGACTGAAGAGGTGTGCGTTCCCGTGCTCGAAAAGTTCAGCAGCAAGAAATTCAATGTTGATTTTTTCTGCGGCTACAGCCCCGAGCGCATCAACCCCGGCGACAAGGTCAACACCCTGACCACCATCAAAAAAATAACCAGTGGCAGCACGCCCCAGACCGCCGACACGGTTGATGCCCTGTACAGCAGCATCATCACCGCCGGTACCCACAGGGCGAAAAGCCTCAAGGTGGCTGAAGCCGCCAAGGTGATCGAAAACACCCAGCGCGACCTCAACATTGCGCTGGTCAACGAACTTTCGGTTATTTTTGAACGGCTGGGCATCGACACCCTCGACGTGCTGGAGGCCGCCGGCAGCAAATGGAATTTCCTGCCCTTTCGCCCGGGACTCGTGGGCGGCCACTGCATCGGTGTTGATCCGTTTTACCTCACCCACAAGGCCGAAGAAGTGGGCTATCGCCCGCAGGTGATTCTGGCCGGGCGCCGCATCAATGACAACATGGCCCGCTACGTTGCGCGCAGCACCATCAAGCTCATGCTGAAAAATGGCATGGACGTGCCGCGCTGCCGCATCGGCGTGCTGGGCATCACCTTCAAGGAAAACTGCCCCGACATTCGCAACAGCAAAGTGGTGGACATGGTGCGCGAGTTTGAAGCCTGGGGGGCCTGCGTGGTGGTGGCCGACCCCTGGGCCAGCGCCGAAGAAGTGATGCACGAACACGGCGTGCAATTGGGCGCCGTGGATGCAGAAAACCTGGTCGATGCGCTGGTCGTGGCCGTCGGTCACAACCAATACCGCCATGCCACGCCTAAAGAACTGCGCACCTTCTGCCGTGGCACCAAACCCGTATTGGCCGACGTGAAAAGCCTGCTTGACCGCCACCACGCCGCCGCCGCCGGTTTTACCGTCTTCCGCCTGTAACTCCCTGCAATAAAAAAATGAAAAACTTTGCCCTGATCGGCGCCGCCGGCTATATCGCCCCGCGCCACATGCGCGCCATCAAAGACACCGGCAACCGCCTGTCCGTGGCCTACGACATCAATGACTCCGTCGGCATCATTGACAGCATCTCGCCTGAAAGTGAATTCTTCACCGAGTTCGAGCGTTTTCAGGAATTTGCCCACTTTCTCAAGCGCAACCCTCAAACCGCGCTCGACTACGTCGCCATCTGTTCCCCCAACTACCTGCATCACCCCCACATTGCCGCTGGCCTGCGCCTGGGTTGCGATGTGGTCTGCGAAAAACCCCTGGTGCCTGGCCCCGAACTGCTGGACGAACTGGAACGGGTGGAAAAGGAAACCGGCAAGCGCGTCTTCAACATCCTGCAGTTGCGCCACCACGCAGCCATCCGCAAGCTGCGCGACAAAGTGGCTGCTGCCCCTGAAGACCGCAAGTTTGATGTGGAGCTGACCTACATCACCTCGCGCGGAAAGTGGTTCGCCCAAAGCTGGAAGGGCGATCCGCGCAAGTCTTTCGGCATCGCCACCAATATTGGCGTGCATTTCTACGACATGCTGCATTTCATCTTTGGCAGCCTGCAGAAAAATGTCACGCATTACAGGGCTGACGCCAAGGCCGCGGGCTATCTTGAATACGAACGCGCCCGTGTGCGCTGGTTTTTGTCCATTGATGCAAATGACCTGCCTGACAAGGTCAGGGGCAAAAGCTCAACTTACCGCAACATTGACATCAGCGGCGAGCAGCTTGAATTTTCCGAAGGGTTTACCGACCTGCACACCACCAGCTACCAGGAAATCCTGGCCGGTCGCGGCTATGGCCTGGACGATGCACGCCATTGCATTGAAACCGTCAACGTCATTCGCACGGCAACGCCAGTTAGAGGGGAGCAGGGCGAGGTCCATCCTTTCATCGGTCAATTGATTTGAGCGGCAATAAAGCTGGGCCATCGCTCTGGCAAGAATAATAAATTTCCCCGCCCCAGGAGGCAGGGAATTTACTCGTCATGATTGAATTGGAGTATTTCAATGACGTTTATTGAAAAATTTTTGCTTGTTATTTTTGCTTTGCTTATTTTGGTGGGCTCTTTGTTGTGGGTACTCCTGGGGCACTATAAGGAAGAGGTATTGTTGAATCTCCAGAATAGGATAAGGAACATATTGGTCTACAAGGAATATCGTGAAGTGGTGCCGGTGATGGTTAATCAAGCATTTATTGTGGATGAGGATTTTATTGCATTCACTGATAAATTGATTTATGACCGGGGCACCTCGGTGAGTTTGCATTTCAAAAGCGATTCGCCTGTCGAGGTGGAATTGGAGAAATTCTCCAATGATGATCATGAGATGGTGTGGTTTCAAAAAATAAATCCAAAAAACAATGCCATGGAGGTGGTGGCGACGACGTTTGATGGTTTTGATCATCGCGATTTCGATGCTTATCGCTTTCAGTTGAAGAATTCTGATAGCGGGTGGTTTCAGCTCAAGGTGAAAAACGGCCGTGATATTCGATACATTCCATTTTTTGTCGAGGGGGATAAAAGCTCCAGCATTCTATTTGTTGAATCAACAGACACGATGCATGCCTATCTATCCGCGAATGGCTTGAGAAACTATTATCAGCAGGGCCGGCGATATCTGGAACGCAATTTCACGCGTCCGGAAGCTTATCCAATGGATTATCAGTTGAAGAATTTTAAAAAATCTGATCGCCTGACAGAGGTTGACTGCAAGGATCATCTTGTAAATCCAGACCTTTTAATAAAGTCCGGACTGGATGATTTGAAGATGGTTTACGACATATCGTCCGATGATTTTTTGGAAAAATATGAAAATATTTCGAGATACAAACTGATTATTTTTGGAGCGCACAATGAATACTGGAGTCCCGCAAAAATAAGAAGCATCGAAAAATTTCTTGATAGTGGTGGAAGCATGCTGGTGCTAGGGGGTAATACTGCCTATCGCTTCGTGAGGAAAGTTCATGCCATGAAAGTTTACTGGGGGAAGAGTATCTTGAATACAAAGTATGAAAACTTCATCTACAACTATTTAGGTTCTCATTATGATCCCCGTGGCTATGATACGTATTCATCATTCAAGATCGTTGACGAAAGTTTTCCTTTTTTCAAGGGGCGCAAGGGTGGCATGGAGTTTGGAAAAAAAACCGCACTTGCGCAGTGCGGCGAATTCATGCATGGGGCAAGCGGTCAAGAGACGGATAAATTTTTGGGGCCGCGCACTGGATTTTCTGTGATCGCGTCTGGAAATAATCCTGGATCTGGCGGAGCGGATGTTGTTTTCAAGAAAATGGATGCCGGTGGTTATGTCCTTAATTTCGGTTCGATAAGTCTTTGGCATGGAATCGGTGATCCAGTTATCAAAGACATGATCAGGGGTTTTGTTGATTTGGTCAGAGAACCTCAACAAGACAATGCCGTGCAACACCGTGTTCACGATAAGGTTCCAGCATGACCTACGCGATTCATCCCAGCGCCATCGTTGACGAAGGCGCCCACATCGGCGAAGGCTCCCGCGTCTGGCACTTCGTGCATGTCTGCGGGGGTGCCCGCATCGGCAAAGGCGTGTCACTCGGTCAAAACGTCTTTGTCGGCAACAAGGTCGTCATGGGCGACCACTGCAAAATCCAGAACAACGTCAGCGTCTATGACAACGTCACGCTCGAAGAGGGTGTTTTTTGCGGCCCCAGCATGGTGTTTACCAACGTGTACAACCCGCGTGCCCTCGTCGAACGCAAGAATGAATACATGAACACGCTGGTCAAGAAAGGCGTCACCCTGGGTGCCAACTGCACCATTGTTTGCGGCGTGACCATTGGCGAATACGCCCTTGTCGGTGCTGGGGCGCTGGTTAACAAAAACGTAGCCGCCTACGCGCTCATGGTGGGCGTGCCCGCTCGGCAGATTGGCTGGATCAGCGAGTTTGGTGAGCGATTGCCCCTGCCATGCGAAGGGCAGGGGGAAGCCGTGTGTCAGCACACGGGAACCCGTTACGTGCTGGCTGGCAAGCAGCTTATTAAACATATCGAACCTAGCGAAGGGAAGGCACTGTCATGAAAAAAATCGCTCACCGACTATTCAATGATTTCTTGATGCCGTCTCGCCTGGATGAATTGGAGAGTGTGCTTCTTGCCGCCCTTTCTGAAGGTTATAAAGTTCTATCGATTGATGGCTTTCTGAACGTGGCGAGAGAGGGCAAGTTGGATTCCCGGTCCCGCTATCTTATTTTGCGACACGACATAGATACCGATGTAGCGACAGCCAGGTCAATTTGGCAACTTGAACGCCAGCATGGCATATGCGCGACCTTTTTTTTTCGACTCCTCACTGCCGATATCGCTCTGATGAGCGAAATCCATGATGGCGGTGGGGAGGTTGGTTATCATTTTGAGGAAATCGCGACAGTCGCCAAGCGTAAAAGGCTGAAAGTCACCTCCAATCTCGATCATTTAAGAAAACATGCTGGTGAACTGTTTTGTGAAAATCTGGCCGCACTGAGACTGAAGAGTGGCTTGCCGCTTTGCGGAATAGCCTCGCATGGTGATTTTGTAAATCGCAGTCTAGGAATAATTAATTATGAGCTGCTGACTCCAGAAATCCGGCAGTCAATGCGCATCGACTACGAAGCCTACGACGGCGAGTTAACAGATCATCTGGAATCACGTTTTTCAGATCTGATGTACCCCAATCTCTGGAATCCGTTGAATCCAATAGTCGCGATAAAAAGAGGTGACAGGGTTATTAAATTGCTCATTCATCCGCGACAGTGGCGGAGCAATCCGCTGGAAAATGCCAAAGATAATATGCTTCGGGTATACGAAGGACTTTGTTATTATTTTGGTACAGTTTTGGGATTGATGCCATTTATTATTCCATGTGAAAATTGCCTGTAAGAGTGCATGGCTCTGCCAGAGCATGCGAATTATATTGATTGCAATTAAACCGAATTTCCATGGTCTGGTCGATAGTGTGGCTATAAAAGGTGAAGTCATCATTGTG
This DNA window, taken from Polaromonas hydrogenivorans, encodes the following:
- a CDS encoding MraY family glycosyltransferase, with translation MAAWTAGSVALLVALLLVASQGWHGHYTMDSTRGVQKFHAHPTPRVGGIAIVAGVVAGYLMAGSDKKSLLGPLIVAGIPAFASGLLEDITKRVSVRTRFLATMGSGVLGWAITGYSIPYANVWGLDWLLGFTAVSVAFTGFAVGGIANAINIIDGFNGLSGGTSLIILAAFGVLSTALGDADLAMTGLILAGAAAGFLLVNWPMGKIFLGDGGAYFLGFSIAWLAVLLVQRHNEVSAWAPVLMCGFPVIEVLFSIVRRHRHKVSLSAPDRLHLHSLVTRRVVRRLWPQSSTLVRNSATGALMWFATLLPVSIALQWRSNTFMLIFGFAACALLYSSVYARLTQFRWCFSPATLVPKVA
- a CDS encoding transcriptional activator RfaH → MQDLRNEKFPGCTSDQNKKWPACWGRVLLMNAEINNGIGASAPAFANSSWYLTYTRPRLETVALQNLQQQGFDAYLPLYKCLKKTEAGTQAIFVPMFPRYVFFRPSHPAQSIAPVRSTRGVAQLVRFGNELASIRSEALDAIRQLEQQRNAADVAELSALRPGHAVRFHNPALNGLEGLVKSVSSLRVTVLLEFMGREQLVSVEHHQLKVA
- a CDS encoding polysaccharide biosynthesis tyrosine autokinase; protein product: MNALQSPMPTPYGADQQEEPIDLLGLLDVLLDARWLIAGITALALLLGCAYAFLSRPVYEATSLIQVEDSKPGISGAAGAAGALREASSLFDINSPATAEMEILRSRLVLGKSVDDLQLYVTAAPRYLPLLGRWLARRATDLSNPGFMGLGGYVSGNESIRLGLLEVPVELEGKRLLLVATEGGFELREPGGRTLVQGKVGTPAGFNRGQDKGRILVTELRAKPGAYFNVARYSRLGVIEELQKDLNITEQGKQSGVIALELQGTDPQKIARTLNAVGTNYVRQNVERKSAEAEKSLAFLGDFLPQLKKQLEDSEVRFNQFRNQNGTFDLGTEGKNYLDTAVKLQGSLLELQQKRREQSVQFTDVHPVIQTLDAQIAAVSKEIAGLASKVKNLPNTEQDLLRLTRDVKVNGELYLNLLTSSQQLRLVKEGKVGNVRVVDAPVVPERAIQPQRAQILIISGVLGLLLGTGLAFLRNSLRPGMKDPADIESATGLHVFATVPHSAEQDKLSRLIRSQAPGNHLLAIAHPEDPGVESLRSLRTALQFAMLDARNNVVLFTAPTQGIGKSFTSANFAALLGAGGKRVLLIDADLRKGHIHQFFGMQRGHGLSELIAGSHTLGDVLHRAAAPGLDLMTTGSIPPNPGELLMSPVIRQLLETLSAQYDLVLINTPPVLSVSDTQVLAFHAGTVFLVVRAEVTELGELQESTKRLGHTGVPVKGLVFNDLDTSRQHYGGYRFSRDRYTHYRYGTTTAGQ
- a CDS encoding methyl-accepting chemotaxis protein gives rise to the protein MKGLLSFLEKAGLVKTDVPAVEPPTLDEGEPRAEPALGNPAPAPATPIAQDDGTPLKLDDIYASEGVMASVFPAERLLRLVDGLSAMDEATRQMAIRAMDAADESWTIGDPLADAAAKVKALAAHAERLRLNLRQLAQETEGQLNAARLRQEQVVGNIRKQIAELEALASRELARAAQETAAHEASLKAVTEQTGRELEQVTQASQRLQSLALQFGTPATTTTGE
- a CDS encoding polysaccharide biosynthesis/export family protein, with product MRTLQTSGFTSRLAQARWPVLFLAAVWLGGCAMAPGLSVGRSLQKTGQWTNPDAGTSRTGTSTANQTPPPGTLLAITPELITQQRALRKAELSTGVKRLFAQAQPYGIGPGDVINIVVWNHPELVLAPAGATLTTDASGLASVGNGYNVSPEGLIQFPLLGTFKIAGLTESAAREELTRRLSRFVRNPQITLRIQAYRAGRVYVDGEVRTPGLQAINDIPMTLPEAINRAGGLTAAADRATVSVTRDGVTSEINLPQLTTLGVNPSRIMLAAGDLVRVSSRDDTKVYVLGEVTIPRALPLRNGSLTLNEALGESGGVNPTSGDPRQIYVVRSRSGDSATAGDADASGTAASAAPATPEIYHLDASSPAAYALAEGFELKSRDVVFVDPVPLVLWNRVISLVLPSAQVVNLSRNPNSN